Part of the Flagellimonas eckloniae genome, AGTCATAGCGAAATATCACTTCAAAAGACCCATCGTTGAAGGTTGTGGCTCCTAAGTCCGTAATCTCACGGTCATAAGCGATTCCAATGAATACTTCATCTGAAATTCTAAAACCTATGAGACCACTAAATGCTGCATCCCATCTATAGGCAATACCACCCACAAACTTTTCATTAAGCATAAAATTTGCTGATATATCTGCCTGCAAAGGTGCTCCTTGAACCATTTTGGCCAAAAGTGTTGGCTTAAATTTTAAGAATGGGTTTAAATCCCATACATATCCGGTGATGGCATACCAATTAATCTGTTCCGTTGCAGTCGAAATTGAAGATTCATCGAAATGGGTAGTTTCCAATAAACGCGGCACCGAAAGTCCAGCATAAAAACGTTCTGTATGATAGTATACTCCTGCTCCAATATTTGGTGAAAACTGATTTTGGATATCTCCTTGGGCTTGAAGCTGAGGATCAATCTCAAATTCATCCAACTCTGAAAATCGGATATCCAGCATGTGTGCACTGGCTTTTAGTCCAAAACTTAATTTGGCATCCAATGAAGTTTGAATTGTGTATGAAATATCTACATCAAAATAGGTTTCAGAAGTTGGTCCAATTTTATCATTGACTATGGATACACCCAAGCCAACCCCTCTATATCCCAATGGAGTATGAAGATTAAGGGTTTGTGTCTCTGGTGCGCCATCCAGTCCCAACCATTGGTTGCGGTACAAAGCTGCAATACTTAAATGACCTCTAGAACCCGCATATGCCGGATTAACACTGACTGTATTATACATGTACTGGGTGTACTGGGCATCCTGCTGTGCATAAATTGATGCACTAAAAGCAAAAACCATTGCAAAAACCAGGGTTTTAATTTTTTTGTTTATTCGCATTTTATCCACAGTACCAATTTATTTTATCTGTTGATATATAAGTAACCTGAAAGTTGTTTCACGTTTCCATTGGGGTCTTCATAATCTATAATATAGAAATACGTACCTACTGGAAGCTTGTTATCCTTATCTACTGTTACTCTTCCTTCGGAAGTGCCATCAAAGACATTTCCTGTTGTGTTGTATGCATTGGTTGCGTAGACCAGCACACCCCACCTGTTATAAATTTTTACTGTATTGTTTGGATAATCTTCTAAATTTCTAATTGTAAGCACATCGTGAATGCCATCTCCATTTGGAGTAATCACATTGATTACATCTATTTCATCAACTTGGGTAGGCCCCAAATCAGGATCTAAATAATTAGGAATATTGTCACCGTCTGAATCGTCATTGGCGTAATTTCCATCTTCATCCAAATCTTCATCTATGGTTTCAATACCATCATCGTCATCATCGGTATCCCTATAATCTGGAACACCATCAGTATCGGTATCCATTAGATCTATTGTAGGATCGTTTATTTCATCATTAACGTCCAAATCGATTACGGTACTTCCTTCAAAAGCATCATCAAGGCCATCATTGTCTTTGTCCGATCCAGTAATAGTAACATCAGCTATACCATCTTGGTCTGCATCATTACCTTCAATTATATCCGGAACATTATCATCATCACTGTCCTCATCAACATAATCTGGAATTAAATCATTATCCGTGTCCACCGGAATCAATCCAATATTGCCACCATTTTCATATACATCATCCAATCCATTGTCATTTGCATCAACAAGACTTGGTGCTATATAGCCTATTGTTTCTTGAGCCTCAACATTATCTGGAATTCCATCATTGTCACTATCAATATCCAAATAATCCGGTATGGTATCCCCATCTGTATCTGTTGGATTTGTTGTAGGATCATCATCCAAATCGGAGTTTAAATCTTCAAAAGCATCAACAATTCCATCATCATCTGCATCCAAATCAATCATAGGAACATTAACCATGATAGTAATGGTGGCTGTACTACAATTTCCAACTCCATCACAAATGGTATAATCCAAGCTGTCCGAACCTAGGAAACCTGCAGTTGGTGTGTAGGTAATAAAGTCATCAGAAGGGTCGCCTGCAGTTCCATTATCATTAAGGAATATAGTTCCATTTGCTGGACTCGTGGTAGTAATTGTTCCAGTAGTTGGTAAATCATTGTCGTTAGCAAGCATATCAATATCCACGGTAATATCTTGATCTGTGGCTACAGAATCGTCCAGGGCATCAACTATTGGCAAGACATCGACCGTTACCGTTGCTGTACTGCATGCACCAAAGGCGTTGCAAACCGTATAATCAAATGTGTCTGCGCCATTATAATC contains:
- a CDS encoding type IX secretion system membrane protein PorP/SprF, whose translation is MRINKKIKTLVFAMVFAFSASIYAQQDAQYTQYMYNTVSVNPAYAGSRGHLSIAALYRNQWLGLDGAPETQTLNLHTPLGYRGVGLGVSIVNDKIGPTSETYFDVDISYTIQTSLDAKLSFGLKASAHMLDIRFSELDEFEIDPQLQAQGDIQNQFSPNIGAGVYYHTERFYAGLSVPRLLETTHFDESSISTATEQINWYAITGYVWDLNPFLKFKPTLLAKMVQGAPLQADISANFMLNEKFVGGIAYRWDAAFSGLIGFRISDEVFIGIAYDREITDLGATTFNDGSFEVIFRYDFIKNLGNLKSPRFF
- a CDS encoding Ig-like domain-containing protein, which translates into the protein MKSNILHKSLFIGLFVFIFGTSFLNAQFLLQAPNSGDESNYQWYEASDLGTVLSTASFYEATQPGVYFATYDGTLCGSNATGYFILTDCVAPDNEVTLDITASIPTGATVSWSPTVTGDQTQPTVTSTPTVMRYTATISKAGNTSELPRFTVVCMSQAGILVDDLITVNEDESIVVPIFDNDSDLPTDGTLTTTDPANGSIAIDNNGTANDPTDDIVTYTPDADYNGADTFDYTVCNAFGACSTATVTVDVLPIVDALDDSVATDQDITVDIDMLANDNDLPTTGTITTTSPANGTIFLNDNGTAGDPSDDFITYTPTAGFLGSDSLDYTICDGVGNCSTATITIMVNVPMIDLDADDDGIVDAFEDLNSDLDDDPTTNPTDTDGDTIPDYLDIDSDNDGIPDNVEAQETIGYIAPSLVDANDNGLDDVYENGGNIGLIPVDTDNDLIPDYVDEDSDDDNVPDIIEGNDADQDGIADVTITGSDKDNDGLDDAFEGSTVIDLDVNDEINDPTIDLMDTDTDGVPDYRDTDDDDDGIETIDEDLDEDGNYANDDSDGDNIPNYLDPDLGPTQVDEIDVINVITPNGDGIHDVLTIRNLEDYPNNTVKIYNRWGVLVYATNAYNTTGNVFDGTSEGRVTVDKDNKLPVGTYFYIIDYEDPNGNVKQLSGYLYINR